A genomic window from Carassius gibelio isolate Cgi1373 ecotype wild population from Czech Republic chromosome A11, carGib1.2-hapl.c, whole genome shotgun sequence includes:
- the LOC128022041 gene encoding mRNA turnover protein 4 homolog — MPKSKRDKKVSLTKTTKKGLEAKQNLIEELRKCADIYRYVFVFSVENMRNNKLKDIRMAWKHSRFFFGKNKVMMIALGKGPTDEYKDNLHKVSKFLRGEVGVLFTNKTKDEVQEYFSNFKEVDYARAGSVATMSVTLDEGPLEQFPHSMEPQLRQLGLPTALKKGVVTLIKDFEVCKEGDTLTPEHARILKLFAIEMAEFKISVKCMWNSESGDFEKLTDGDSDETKKEETDEDSEDGEGSE; from the exons ATGCCGAAATCCAAGAGGGACAAGAAAG TTTCTTTAACCAAAACAACCAAGAAGGGGTTGGAAGCCAAGCAAAACCTGATTGAAGAG CTGCGGAAATGCGCGGACATCTACAGATATGTGTTTGTGTTCTCAGTAGAAAACATGAGAAACAACAAACTAAAAGACATCAGGATGGCCTGGAAACACAGCCG GTTCTTTTTCGGTAAGAACAAAGTCATGATGATCGCACTAGGAAAAGGACCAACAGACGAGTACAAAGATAATCTGCATAAA GTGAGCAAATTTCTCAGAGGCGAAGTTGGTGTTTTgttcacaaacaaaacaaaagatgagGTTCAAGA ATATTTCAGTAACTTTAAAGAGGTGGATTACGCTCGAGCGGGAAGCGTAGCAACTATGTCTGTGACGCTGGATGAAGGTCCGCTGGAGCAGTTTCCACACTCGATGGAGCCTCAGCTCAGACAGCTGGGCCTCCCTACAGCGCTCAAGAAAG GTGTGGTGACATTGATAAAAGATTTTGAAGTGTGTAAAGAGGGAGACACACTCACACCTGAACATGCTCGAATTCTG AAACTCTTTGCAATCGAAATGGCGGAATTCAAAATATCAGTCAAGTGCATGTGGAATTCTGAATCTGGGGACTTTGAAAAGCTGACGGACGGTGACAGCGATGAGACCAAGAAAGAGGAAACCGATGAAGACTCAGAGGATGGAGAAGGGAGTGAATAA
- the LOC128022040 gene encoding aflatoxin B1 aldehyde reductase member 4 isoform X2, whose amino-acid sequence MQCVVGISLSGVYRLFLPRLKISRFVQLRSMSQFKLPVTVMGSMAFGGRADAHLSAQLVQMFLERGHGELDTALMYNDGQAETIIGNMQLPKTVRIATKANPWEGKTLKPESVRNQLETSLKRLRTQCVDLFYLHAPDHQNPIQDTLQACNELREEGKFKELGLSNYASWQVAEIYCICKHNNWVLPTVYQGMYNATTRQVETELLPCLRYFGIRFYAYNPLAGGLLTGKYHYEDKDGAQPAGRFFGNSLAGAYRDRYWKESHFKAIDGIQKALEAAYGSEKPTLTSAAVRWMYHHSHLKGDLGDGVIIGMSSTEQLRENLTAGAEGPLKQEVVDAFKHAWDLVAHECPNYFR is encoded by the exons ATGCAGTGCGTTGTCGGAATCAGCTTGAGTGGAGTTTACCGCCTATTTCTCCCCAGACTCAAAATATCTCGCTTTGTTCAACTCCGCAGCATGTCTCAGTTCAAACTCCCCGTCACTGTGATGGGCTCCATGGCGTTCGGTGGCCGCGCGGACGCGCACCTGAGCGCGCAGCTGGTGCAGATGTTCTTAGAGCGCGGGCACGGTGAGCTTGACACCGCGCTCATGTACAATGATGGACAGGCGGAGACCATCATAGGGAACATGCAGCTTCCGAAAACAG TTCGAATTGCGACTAAAGCAAACCCCTGGGAGGGGAAAACTCTCAAACCAGAGAGTGTCCGGAATCAGCTGGAAACGTCCCTGAAGAGGCTGCGCACACAATGTGTGGACCTGTTTTACCTGCACGCACCAGACCACCAGAACCCCATTCAGGACACACTACAGGCCTGCAATGAGCTGCGTGAAGAG GGCAAATTCAAAGAGCTGGGTTTATCAAACTATGCATCATGGCAAGTGGCAGAAATCTACTGCATCTGCAAACACAACAACTGGGTGCTCCCTACTGTTTATCAA GGCATGTATAATGCAACCACACGTCAAGTGGAGACCGAACTGCTGCCGTGTTTGAGATACTTTGGCATACGTTTCTATGCATACAATCCCCTGGCAG GTGGGCTTCTCACTGGGAAATATCACTATGAAGATAAAGACGGCGCTCAGCCTGCGGGCCGATTCTTCGGGAACAGTTTAGCTGGTGCTTACAGAGACAG ATACTGGAAGGAGAGTCATTTTAAAGCCATAGATGGCATCCAGAAGGCTCTGGAAGCAGCGTACGGCTCAGAGAAACCCACCCTGACGTCAGCAGCTGTTCGCTGGATGTATCATCACTCTCATCTGAAG GGTGATCTGGGTGACGGGGTCATCATCGGGATGTCCAGCACAGAGCAACTGCGTGAGAACCTGACGGCAGGAGCAGAAGGTCCGCTCAAACAGGAAGTCGTGGACGCTTTCAAACACGCCTGGGATTTAGTGGCCCATGAATGTCCAAACTATTTTCGCTAG
- the LOC128022040 gene encoding aflatoxin B1 aldehyde reductase member 4 isoform X1, with protein MQCVVAIAFSAAHRIFLPRLKTSRFVQLRSMSQFKLPVTVLGCNAFGGRADAHLSAQLVQMFLERGHGELDTAFMYNDGQAETIIGNMQLPKTVRIATKANPWEGKTLKPESVRNQLETSLKRLRTQCVDLFYLHAPDHQNPIQDTLQACNELREEGKFKELGLSNYASWQVAEIYCICKHNNWVLPTVYQGMYNATTRQVETELLPCLRYFGIRFYAYNPLAGGLLTGKYHYEDKDGAQPAGRFFGNSLAGAYRDRYWKESHFKAIDGIQKALEAAYGSEKPTLTSAAVRWMYHHSHLKGDLGDGVIIGMSSTEQLRENLTAGAEGPLKQEVVDAFKHAWDLVAHECPNYFR; from the exons ATGCAGTGCGTTGTCGCAATCGCCTTTAGTGCAGCTCACCGCATTTTTCTCCCCAGACTCAAAACATCTCGCTTTGTTCAGCTCCGCAGCATGTCTCAGTTCAAACTCCCCGTCACTGTTCTGGGCTGCAATGCGTTCGGTGGCCGCGCGGACGCGCACCTGAGCGCGCAGCTGGTGCAGATGTTCTTAGAGCGCGGGCACGGTGAGCTTGACACCGCGTTCATGTACAATGATGGACAGGCGGAGACCATCATAGGGAACATGCAGCTTCCGAAAACAG TTCGAATTGCGACTAAAGCAAACCCCTGGGAGGGGAAAACTCTCAAACCAGAGAGTGTCCGGAATCAGCTGGAAACGTCCCTGAAGAGGCTGCGCACACAATGTGTGGACCTGTTTTACCTGCACGCACCAGACCACCAGAACCCCATTCAGGACACACTACAGGCCTGCAATGAGCTGCGTGAAGAG GGCAAATTCAAAGAGCTGGGTTTATCAAACTATGCATCATGGCAAGTGGCAGAAATCTACTGCATCTGCAAACACAACAACTGGGTGCTCCCTACTGTTTATCAA GGCATGTATAATGCAACCACACGTCAAGTGGAGACCGAACTGCTGCCGTGTTTGAGATACTTTGGCATACGTTTCTATGCATACAATCCCCTGGCAG GTGGGCTTCTCACTGGGAAATATCACTATGAAGATAAAGACGGCGCTCAGCCTGCGGGCCGATTCTTCGGGAACAGTTTAGCTGGTGCTTACAGAGACAG ATACTGGAAGGAGAGTCATTTTAAAGCCATAGATGGCATCCAGAAGGCTCTGGAAGCAGCGTACGGCTCAGAGAAACCCACCCTGACGTCAGCAGCTGTTCGCTGGATGTATCATCACTCTCATCTGAAG GGTGATCTGGGTGACGGGGTCATCATCGGGATGTCCAGCACAGAGCAACTGCGTGAGAACCTGACGGCAGGAGCAGAAGGTCCGCTCAAACAGGAAGTCGTGGACGCTTTCAAACACGCCTGGGATTTAGTGGCCCATGAATGTCCAAACTATTTTCGCTAG
- the LOC128022051 gene encoding multiple epidermal growth factor-like domains protein 6, with protein sequence MNGALCDHVRGECVCPPGCNQTCLPGTFGIECNQVCQCSESNQQCHPLSGDCYCRPGFTGPKCEQACAEGFYSPGCERRCQCLNGGARLSVSGACECPAGFIGARCHLTCPAGLFGSGCQQHCDCVNGASCHHRTGQCVCPAGLHGSRCERACKQGSFGLNCSRSCDCAEDTPCDPVSGSCICSSGQTGVRCDSGGPPELNSRRSEENQSQLNVS encoded by the exons atgaacggAGCTCTCTGTGATCATGTCAGGGGTGAATGTGTCTGTCCTCCTGGCTGTAACCAAA CCTGTCTGCCTGGCACCTTCGGGATCGAGTGTAATCAGGTGTGTCAGTGTTCAGAGAGTAACCAGCAGTGCCACCCGCTGTCTGGAGACTGTTACTGCAGGCCTGGATTCACAGGACCTAAGTGTGAACAGG cgtgtgCTGAAGGCTTCTACAGTCCTGGCTGTGAGCGTCGCTGTCAGTGTTTGAACGGTGGAGCTCGTCTCTCGGTCTCAGGTGCCTGTGAATGTCCGGCCGGATTCATCGGGGCCCGCTGTCATCTCA cgtgTCCCGCTGGTCTGTTCGGCTCTGGCTGTCAGCAGCACTGTGACTGTGTGAACGGAGCGTCATGTCACCACAGAACCGGACAGTGTGTCTGTCCCGCTGGATTACACGGCTCCCGCTGCGAGAGAG CGTGTAAGCAGGGCTCCTTCGGTCTGAACTGCTCTCGGTCATGTGACTGTGCGGAGGACACCCCGTGTGACCCGGTGAGCGGCAGCTGTATCTGCTCCTCGGGACAGACGGGCGTCCGGTGTGACAGCG GCGGACCTCCAGAGCTGAACTCAAGACGTTCAGAAGAGAATCAGTCGCAGCTCAACGTCTCGTAG